Proteins encoded within one genomic window of Columba livia isolate bColLiv1 breed racing homer chromosome 1, bColLiv1.pat.W.v2, whole genome shotgun sequence:
- the CHD4 gene encoding chromodomain-helicase-DNA-binding protein 4 isoform X5, with protein MASGIGSPSPCSGGSDDDEMEILLNNAIPQHLEPEEEPEEELLSEAETPKIKKKKKPKKLKEPKVPKLSKRQKKELGDSSGEGNEFVEEEEEVLRSDSEGSDYTPGKKKKKKLGPKKEKKNKAKRKEEEEEEEEDDDSKEPKSSAQLLEDWGMEDIDHIFTEEDYRTLTNYKAFSQFVRPLIAAKNPKIAVSKMMMVLGAKWREFSTNNPFKGSSGASVAAAAAAAVAVVESMVTNVDTVLPQPPVDVPLRKAKTKEGKGPNARRKPKASPRVPDIKKPKTKKVAPLKIKLGGFGSKRKRSSSEDDDLDVESDFDDASINSYSVSDGSTSRSSRSRKKLKAGKKKKKGEEDSTVAVDGYETDHQDYCEVCQQGGEIILCDTCPRAYHMVCLDPDMEKAPEGKWSCPHCEKEGIQWEAKEDNSEGEEILEDVVGDAEEEDDHHMEFCRVCKDGGELLCCDACPSSYHIHCLNPPLPEIPNGEWLCPRCTCPALKGKVQKILIWKWGQPPVGPPPPRPPDADPNAPPPKPLEGRPERQFFVKWQGMSYWHCSWVSELQLELHCQVMFRNYQRKNDMDEPPSGDFGGEEEKSRKRKNKDPKYAEMEERFYRYGIKPEWMMIHRILNHSVDKKGNVHYLIKWRDLPYDQASWESEDVDIQDYDLYKQGYWNHRELMRGEEGRPGKKLKKVKMRKLERPPETPTVDPTVKYDRQPEYLDVTGGTLHPYQLEGLNWLRFSWAQGTDTILADEMGLGKTVQTAVFLYSLYKEGHSKGPFLVSAPLSTIINWEREFEMWAPDMYVVTYVGDKDSRAIIRENEFTFEDNAIRGGKKASRMKKEAAVKFHVLLTSYELITIDMAILGSIDWACLIVDEAHRLKNNQSKFFRVLNGYSLQHKLLLTGTPLQNNLEELFHLLNFLTPERFHNLEGFLEEFADIAKEDQIKKLHDMLGPHMLRRLKADVFKNMPSKTELIVRVELSPMQKKYYKYILTRNFEALNARGGGNQVSLLNVVMDLKKCCNHPYLFPVAAMEAPKMPNGMYDGSALIRASGKLLLLQKMLKNLKEGGHRVLIFSQMTKMLDLLEDFLEHEGYKYERIDGGITGNMRQEAIDRFNAPGAQQFCFLLSTRAGGLGINLATADTVIIYDSDWNPHNDIQAFSRAHRIGQNKKVMIYRFVTRASVEERITQVAKKKMMLTHLVVRPGLGSKTGSMSKQELDDILKFGTEELFKDEATEGGDNKEGEDSSVIHYDDKAIERLLDRNQDETEDTELQGMNEYLSSFKVAQYVVREEEMGEEEEVEREIIKQEESVDPDYWEKLLRHHYEQQQEDLARNLGKGKRIRKQVNYNDGSQEDRGSRAVFLSDWQDDQSDNQSDYSVASEEGDEDFDERSEAARRPSRKGLRNDKDKPLPPLLARVGGNIEVLGFNARQRKAFLNAIMRYGMPPQDAFTTQWLVRDLRGKSEKEFKAYVSLFMRHLCEPGADGAETFADGVPREGLSRQHVLTRIGVMSLIRKKVQEFEHVNGRWSMPELAEIEENKKLSQPSSPSPKTPTPSTPGDTQPNTPAPVPPPEEGVKVEEGAGAKEQGEPSEPEKELSASATESEVPMEQCVQPVETPPQEAKSPVNPSEADEKKVEEPEVKERADEPMEVESKADVEKVEDRAPIENPSEPPIITLDEKDEKKDDDKRDVVMLQNGEMLKESVDERHKKGVKQRFMFNIADGGFTELHSLWQNEERAATVTKKTYEIWHRRHDYWLLAGIINHGYARWQDIQNDPRYAILNEPFKGEMNRGNFLEIKNKFLARRFKLLEQALVIEEQLRRAAYLNMSEDPSHPSMALNTRFAEVECLAESHQHLSKESMAGNKPANAVLHKVLKQLEELLSDMKADVTRLPATIARIPPVAVRLQMSERNILSRLANRSSEPPPPPPPQQVAQQQ; from the exons AGCCTGAAGAAGAGCCTGAGGAAGAGCTTCTGTCAGAGGCTGAGACACCCAAAatcaagaagaagaagaagccCAAGAAACTAAAGGAACCCAAAGTGCCCAAGCTCAGCAAGCGTCAGAAGAAGGAG ctgGGAGACAGCTCTGGTGAGGGGAATGAGTttgtggaggaagaagaggaggttCTACGTTCAGACAGTGAGGGCAGCGACTACActcctggaaagaagaaaaagaagaaattagggcccaagaaggaaaagaaaaataaagccaagcgcaaggaggaggaagaagaggaggaagaagatgatGACTCAAAG GAGCCAAAGTCATctgctcagctcctggaagACTGGGGCATGGAGGATATTGATCATATCTTCACAGAGGAGGATTACCGCACTCTCACCAACTACAAAGCTTTCAGCCAGTTTGTCAG GCCACTTATTGCAGCAAAGAACCCTAAAATAGCAGTGTCGAAGATGATGATGGTACTGGGAGCCAAATGGAGGGAGTTTAGCACAAACAACCCCTTCAAGGGAAGTTCAGGTGCAtctgtggcagctgctgcagcggCAGCTGTTGCAGTAGTGGAGAGTATGGTGACCAATGTGGATACCGTCCTGCCACAGCCTCCTGTAGATGTGCCACTCAGGAAAGCCAAGACAAAGGAGGGCAAAG GACCCAATGCCCGTCGGAAGCCAAAGGCCAGTCCTCGTGTTCCTGATATCAAGAAACCTAAAACAAAGAAGGTGGCACCTTTGAAAATCAAACTGGGAGGATTTGGCTCCAAGCGTAAAAGATCATCG aGTGAAGATGATGATCTGGATGTGGAGTCAGACTTCGATGATGCCAGTATCAATAGCTACTCTGTTTCAGATGGATCTACAAGCCGAAGTAGCCGCAGTCGCAAAAAACTCAaagctgggaaaaagaaaaagaaag GTGAGGAGGACTCCACAGTGGCTGTGGATGGCTATGAGACTGATCACCAGGACTACTGTGAGGTGTGCCAGCAGGGAGGAGAAATTATATTGTGTGATACCTGCCCTCGTGCCTACCACATGGTTTGCCTGGACCCAGACATGGAGAAAGCCCCGGAGGGCAAATGGAGCTGCCCACACTGT GAAAAAGAGGGCATTCAGTGGGAAGCAAAGGAGGATAACTCTGAGGGTGAGGAAATCTTggaggatgttgtgggggatgctgaggaagaggatgaCCACCATATGGAGTTCTGTAGAGTCTGCAAGGATGgaggagagctgctgtgctgtgatGCCTGTCCTTCATCCTATCATATCCACTGTCTGAATCCCCCATTGCCAGAGATTCCCAACGGAGAGTGGCTGTGTCCTCGCTGCACT TGCCCAGCTTTGAAAGGAAAAGTGCAGAAGATCTTGATCTGGAAATGGGGTCAGCCCCCAGTTGGTCCCCCACCACCACGTCCACCTGATGCAGACCCTAATGCTCCTCCGCCTAAACCTCTGGAGGGCCGGCCTGAAAGGCAGTTCTTTGTTAAATGGCAGGGCATGTCCTACTGGCACTGTTCCTGGGTGTCAGAGTTGCAG CTGGAGCTGCACTGCCAGGTCATGTTTCGTAACTACCAGCGCAAAAATGATATGGATGAGCCACCCTCAGGGGACTTtggaggggaagaggagaaaagtcgaaagagaaaaaacaaggaCCCCAAATATGCTGAGATGGAGGAGCGCTTCTATCGCTACGGGATCAAGCCTGAGTGGATGATGATCCACAGGATCCTTAATCATAG TGTGGATAAGAAGGGGAATGTCCACTATTTAATTAAATGGAGGGACTTACCCTATGACCAGGCCTCCTGGGAAAGTGAGGATGTGGATATCCAAGACTATGACCTCTACAAGCAAGGCTACTGGAATCATAG GGAGCTGATGAGAGGTGAAGAGGGCAGACCTGGTAAGAAGTTAAAGAAAGTGAAGATGCGGAAACTGGAAAGGCCCCCTGAGACTCCCACAGTAGAT CCAACAGTGAAATATGACCGGCAACCAGAGTACCTCGATGTAACAGGAGGGACCTTACATCCCTACCAACTGGAAGGACTGAACTGGCTGCGCTTCTCTTGGGCCCAGGGCACAGATACAATCTTGGCCGATGAGATGGGTCTGGGAAAGACTGTGCAGACAGCCGTGTTCCTGTATTCCTTATACAAAGAG GGCCACTCAAAGGGTCCCTTCTTGGTGAGTGCCCCACTGTCCACAATCATCAACTGGGAACGAGAATTTGAGATGTGGGCCCCAGATATGTATGTAGTGACCTATGTCGGGGACAAAGACAGCCGGGCCATCATCCGTGAGAACGAATTCACTTTTGAGGATAATGCCATACGTGGAGGCAAAAAAGCATCCAGAATGAAG AAGGAGGCTGCTGTGAAGTTCCATGTGCTTCTCACCTCCTATGAACTGATCACCATTGACATGGCCATACTGGGCTCTATTGACTGGGCCTGTCTCATTGTGGATGAAGCTCACAGACTGAAGAACAACCAGTCTAAG TTCTTCCGGGTGCTGAATGGTTACTCCCTCCAGCACAAACTGCTGCTTACAGGAACTCCCCTGCAGAACAACCTGGAAGAACTGTTCCACCTGCTGAACTTCCTGACACCAGAAAGATTCCA TAACTTGGAGGGCTTCCTAGAAGAGTTTGCAGATATTGCCAAGGAAGACCAGATCAAGAAGCTGCATGACATGCTGGGCCCACACATGCTGAGGCGTCTCAAAGCTGATGTTTTCAAGAATATGCCGTCAAAGACTGAACTCATTGTCAGAGTGGAGCTGAGCCCCATGCAGAA gaagtattataaatacattttgacAAGAAACTTTGAGGCACTGAACGCACGGGGTGGTGGTAACCAAGTCTCCTTGCTCAACGTTGTTATGGATCTGAAGAAGTGCTGTAACCACCCCTACCTCTTCCCTGTGGCTGCTATG gAAGCTCCAAAAATGCCAAATGGCATGTATGATGGTAGTGCTCTTATTCGAGCCTCTGGAAAActgttgctgctgcagaagatgTTGAAGAACCTTAAGGAGGGAGGTCACAGGGTGCTCATATTCTCTCAG ATGACTAAAATGTTGGACCTTCTAGAAGACTTTTTGGAACATGAAGGGTACAAATATGAGCGGATTGATGGAGGAATCACAGGGAACATGCGTCAGGAGGCTATTGATCGTTTCAATG CTCCTGGTGCTCAGCagttctgctttctgctttctactCGAGCTGGGGGTCTTGGTATTAACTTGGCCACAGCAGATACTGTGATTATCTATGATTCAGACTGGAACCCCCACAATGACATCCAG GCCTTCAGTCGTGCACACAGAATTGGACAGAACAAGAAAGTGATGATATACCGCTTTGTGACAAGGGCCTCAGTGGAGGAGCGTATCACTCAGGTGGCCAAGAAGAAAATGATGCTAACTCATCTGGTAGTGAGACCAGGGTTGGGCTCCAAGACAGGCTCCATGTCCAAACAGGAACTTGATGACATTCTCAAATTTGGCACTGAAGAGCTCTTCAAGGATGAGGCTACTGAAGGGG GGGATAACAAGGAAGGTGAGGACAGCAGTGTCATCCACTATGATGACAAAGCAATTGAGCGTCTGTTGGATCGGAACCAGGATGAAACAGAAGATACAGAACTTCAAGGCATGAATGAGTATCTCAGCTCCTTCAAAGTGGCCCAGTATGTGGTTCGTGAAGAGGAGATGGGG gaggaagaggaggttgAACGGGAGATCATTAAGCAGGAGGAGTCAGTGGATCCTGATTACTGGGAGAAACTGCTGCGTCACCATTATGAACAGCAACAGGAGGATCTGGCCAGGAATCTGGGCAAGGGCAAACGTATTCGCAAGCAAGTTAACTACAACGATGGCTCACAGGAGGACAGAG GCTCAcgtgctgtttttctttcagactgGCAGGATGACCAGTCAGATAATCAGTCAGACTATTcagttgcttctgaagaaggtGACGAGGACTTTGATGAGAGGTCTGAAG CAGCTCGTCGGCCTAGCCGCAAAGGCCTGAGAAACGATAAGGATAAGCCTCTGCCTCCCTTACTTGCCCGTGTGGGAGGGAACATTGAG GTCTTGGGTTTCAATGCCCGCCAGCGGAAAGCCTTCCTCAATGCTATCATGCGCTATGGAATGCCACCTCAGGATGCCTTCACCACTCAGTGGCTTGTTCGGGACCTCCGTGGCAAGTCAGAGAAAGAGTTCAA GGCCTATGTCTCGCTGTTCATGCGTCATTTATGTGAACCTGGAGCTGATGGTGCAGAGACCTTTGCAGATGGGGTCCCACGGGAAGGTCTTTCTCGACAGCATGTCCTTACTCGCATTGGGGTCATGTCTCTTATACGCAAAAAG GTGCAGGAATTTGAGCATGTGAATGGCCGTTGGAGTATGCCAGAACTGGCAGAGATAGAGGAGAACAAGAAACTTTCACAGCCAAGCTCGCCCTCTCCCAAAACTCCAACTCCTTCAACACCAGGGGATACGCAACCAAATACACCTGCCCCTGTCCCTCCACCTG AAGAAGGAGTAAAAGTAGAAGAAGGAGCCGGTGCAAAGGAGCAAGGAGAGCCATCTGAGCCAGAGAAAGAACTCAGTGCCTCTGCTACTGAATCAGAGGTCCCTATGGAG CAATGTGTCCAGCCTGTGGAGACACCACCACAGGAAGCAAAATCCCCGGTGAACCCCTCAgaagcagatgaaaaaaaagtagaagaaccagaggtgaaggaaagagcagaTGAGCCAATGGAAGTAGAAAGCAAAG CTGATGTGGAGAAAGTGGAAGACAGAGCACCTATTGAGAATCCCTCTGAACCTCCTATAATCACTCTGGATGAGAAAG ATGAGAAAAAGGATGATGATAAGAGAGATGTGGTGATGCTGCAGAACGGAGAGATGCTGAAAGAGTCAGTAGATGAAAGGCACAAGAAGGGAGTAAAGCAGCGCTTCATGTTCAACATAGCAGACGGTGGCTTCACTG AACTACACTCCCTGTGGCAGAATGAAGAGCGAGCTGCAACTGTCACAAAGAAGACCTATGAGATCTGGCATCGGCGGCATGACTACTGGCTCCTTGCTGGAATTATCAA TCATGGCTATGCCCGTTGGCAGGATATTCAGAATGATCCACGTTACGCCATCCTCAATGAACCCTTCAAGGGTGAGATGAACAGGGGTAACTTCCTGGAAATAAAGAATAAGTTCTTGGCAAGGAGATTTAAG CTCCTGGAGCAAGCACTGGTGATTGAGGAGCAGTTGCGGCGAGCTGCCTATCTAAACATGTCAGAAGACCCATCTCATCCATCTATGGCTCTGAACACACGTTTCGCAGAGGTGGAATGCCTGGCTGAGAGCCACCAGCACCTCTCCAAGGAGTCAATGGCTGGGAATAAACCAGCCAACGCGGTGCTGCACAAAG TTCtgaagcagctggaggagctgttGAGTGACATGAAGGCAGATGTGACTCGTTTGCCTGCCACCATTGCCCGTATCCCCCCTGTGGCAGTGCGCCTCCAGATGTCCGAGCGCAACATCCTCAGCCGGCTGGCCAACCGCAGTAGTGAGCCCCCTCCACCACCCCCTCCCCAACAA GTGGCCCAGCAGCAGTGA